Proteins found in one Deinococcus multiflagellatus genomic segment:
- a CDS encoding TrmB family transcriptional regulator gives MSAVIHLQALGLTEYEARAYTALLALGRAVPARVARQAGIPRPKIYETLERLEGRGLAAKVGQNPLEYAPLSAREYLARARRAFDDRLGALDRDLSRLTPDPAPEAVYHLYGEAAIRSLCEDLTLNARRSLYMAGEPALAERLERLTPRGVALHRAGLANLPSIAAPGQRAFLLARDGEAALIAHFIEEGGSGDAHGVHTHNPVIIHLIEGYVQLSAQHAAPASAPQS, from the coding sequence ATGAGCGCCGTGATTCACCTGCAAGCCCTGGGACTGACCGAGTACGAGGCCCGGGCCTACACCGCCCTGCTGGCCCTGGGCCGCGCGGTCCCGGCCCGGGTGGCCCGGCAGGCCGGCATTCCCCGGCCCAAGATCTACGAAACCCTGGAGCGCCTGGAGGGCCGGGGGCTGGCCGCCAAGGTGGGCCAGAACCCCCTGGAATACGCGCCCCTGAGTGCCCGCGAATACCTGGCCCGCGCCCGGCGCGCCTTTGACGACCGCCTGGGCGCCCTGGACCGCGACCTCTCGCGCCTGACCCCCGACCCTGCCCCCGAGGCGGTGTACCACCTGTACGGCGAGGCCGCCATTCGCAGCCTGTGCGAAGACCTGACCCTGAATGCCCGCCGCAGCCTGTACATGGCCGGCGAACCTGCCCTGGCCGAGCGCCTGGAGCGCCTGACCCCCCGGGGCGTGGCCCTGCACCGCGCGGGGCTGGCGAACCTGCCCAGCATTGCCGCGCCGGGCCAGCGCGCCTTCCTGCTGGCGCGCGACGGCGAGGCGGCCCTGATCGCCCACTTTATTGAAGAGGGTGGCAGTGGCGACGCCCACGGGGTCCACACCCACAACCCTGTCATCATTCACCTGATCGAAGGCTACGTGCAGCTCAGCGCGCAGCACGCTGCCCCCGCCAGCGCGCCGCAGAGTTGA